DNA from Malus sylvestris chromosome 11, drMalSylv7.2, whole genome shotgun sequence:
CCTCACCGGAGCTCGCGAGTTTCTAGGGTTTTCGAGGTCCAACCTCCAAACTAATGGTATGACCTGGTTCCTAAGCTTGCAAGGAGCATGAATACGACTTCCACAACTTCGATCCGTGAGTGATGAAGTTGGTTGGGAGGTTGTCCGTACAGTTGTacggaaatggaagaaaaatccgagagagagagagagagagagaggtcaaATGgtttgtgtgggtgtgtgtgtgtggtccatgtTTGggcaaccaaacaaaacaaataaaattttaagttaCAATTGGGTCCAAAACCTATGCTCAAACACACCACCACAACTTAACATTCAAGGGCAATATAGGTCATTCCACGCCGAGACGGGCTGTCACATGTCGGCTTAGCAGCTAAAGACTGACCCTTCTTGGTTTTACGTTGTTGAAATTTTAAAGGTCTAAATATCCCGCTGAAAGTCGTACGTGATGATTAATTAGAACCTTATTATAAAAATATTAGAGGGGACTTTTGGCATATGAAGTGCATGCCATGAAGTTTTGGTGATCAGGAATATTATGGAGTAAGATGCACTATGTATAAGTGCGTCCTATAATATTGGAGGAAAATTAGGATTTTATTCACATGGCCAGAGTGTAGCTATTTCTTATACTTTCAAACAGACACGTACCCCCTCTTATCAAATATTGTATTTGATTGCCTTTTGTTGCTCGAGCATCCCACACATTCTTTATAATTTTAGTTAACAATTGATGAGTGCTACACATCTGGAGCATTTGTCAAGGACCTATAGATGATGAACACACATGTATGTGCTTTGACCGTACAGTTCGCATCTCACTTATAAAATATGTATTTTCTCACTACTTTCATGTCCCATTCCAATTTGTTATCTATTTGAATTAGGAACGAGGTCCCTAGCTATATATATAGCTGAAACAAGTTCATACTTTTTGGGTTTGTTTAATACGAGATCAAATCTTTTGCACTTATTTTGTGTGTGGCTTTTCTATAGCCTCTATCATTGATGATACATGTTAAGTTTATATGACAACAAAGTTAATGAGGGTTAAGTTTATTAACACGTATCAAATAATATAAGAGGACACGGTGACCACACACAATATAAGTGCAGAAGATAGTTGAACTTGTTTAATACCTAATTGAATATTCTATTCCTCTAATAAGAAAGAAACATGTATGTGCAATTACTGTTTCTAGCTAGCATGCCAACTTTGATtttaaattccaagtttattttcgTCATTCAAACATTGAATAGTTATAATTGAGTCgtttgtttggatgggaaagcctAGTTCATGAACATTTTTTGTGTTTGTATCCATCCATTGATGTGTCATGTTATTCAGTTACTGTGTGCAGCTTGTGCCCAATTTTCAACATATGGAACTCACATCGTATCCATATTGTTTTTTCCCCTTATCATAGGTAAATTCATAATCAATTTGAAATGCTAggatattaaacaaaaaataatacttagctactcaaagatgagtaggGACTCCAactcaaaatttctcaaaattgtttGTTGTCAATTTATAGAACCTAGTGTTTTATAATcaaaaccgttcatattataaattaccCTATAAAGATCGCCTCTGcagaaaatcaattaaaactaaggtcgtttaatCATCAGattgtttaaaaacaaatgaacggtattggtaaaagcattacaTACCGTCTATGTATTTGCTCCAATGGTGACTAAACTAccttagttttattttattttatttttttgcagagatgatctttacagtGTAGTTCATAGTATGAACGGTTTTGATCACAAGCACAAAACTCCgtgattaaaacactaaaaattttgagtaggaATTCCTACTCATTTTTTAGTAGCCAAGAATTGTTCTTAAACAACCATTCGGATACATGTTATGCTTCGAATCCTCCATTAGCTGGATATCCCGGTCTAGGACACAAAATATAATAACTTTTCTTGTCGCGGGAAGATATAATTATATGTGATTAAATTTTCGGATAAATTTCTCAAGAGTTTGAAAACTCAAAAGTGAATTTCAACCCTAAAATTCCGAATTCCCACGTATTTATCTTTCAATATTCCAAAATTTCAAATCTGAGAAATTGTTGAGACATGAACTATACTTGTCCAGTTTGGCACGAGCACCATTTTTGGAGGAAGAAAAGCATGTGCCTTATAAGCGACGTTTCTGGGAAAATGTTATGGCCCCTTGATCCAATGACTGTACGTACGTATTATATATGCACACCACCTGATATTAAAGCTGGATCTTGCTTGGTTTGTTTGCTTATCAAGTTATCACTTAACAAACAAATGGCCTGATAAAGATTAGCGCATGTATAGAGGGAGACTTTTGACTGGGCGGCACTTTTTAAATTCATGCTTCTGATCCAAATTCATGCatattttgtatatatatgcTGCTTACCGTGATGTCTGtacataaatattttaaaaatgttgatTGTTTCAAAGATAATAGAGTCTTTGTCACTCCAAAGATTGGTTAAGTTGGCTGTTATAAAAAAATGGATGTAGTTTTGACACTAGTCTCTCAATTTAAGCCATCAAttctaaaaacttaaattttgggATTTAGGAGCATAAGTATTTTGGGAGGAGCACTATTATTTTGGGATTGATGGGGTTAAAAAGATTTGCTCCCTACTTGGATCTCCCTTAATATAAGCGACATTAAGACAATAAAAAATGAACACAGAACACGAAACCCTCATAAGCTAATAGAGAAATAAAGATATTCAAATGAAAGGTGCCTCAATATTAAGACATTGGTTAGGGATGGGGCGGGGTAAATTAGTTTTGaaattatatatgtaaaaaattaaattaaatcacCTATTAATTAACGAAGGAAAATGTTTATAGAAAGGAAATAACAAAACCATGGACACCATAGGAATCCCATATTATATTCAAGAAGCAAACTCTACAGTGTCTCCATATGTAGACTGTAATTAGCAACGCATCATCTCTCTAACAAAAAAATGATAAAGTATATAATATAAATGCTATTGATAAATTCCAAGCTCACCACATATATAAGTTCTAAAATAAAGTTATAACATCGATCATTACATTCAGAGAAAACACTCGAAGACTGTAtagttaattatatataattaattgagAACCACCAATTTGTTTATAGTGGTTTTTATTgcataatcaaatcaaattatggATCACCTTAATCACGCATAATTGCAAAGACCATATACACAGAACTGCCCCAACTTGCAGGGACTGTTGCATTGGCCACAATGCCTCTTGTCATAATTTGTGTCCACGCAACCCCCCCTACAACACGATTCAGTGTACTTGCACTTCTGCTTGCATGCCCCACAGTTGTGCTTGTCCTCGGACAAGTCTATGCACTTGTTATTGCAACACGTTGAGTTCTTATAGCCCGGGGGCGTGTAGGCACATACCTCATTGTCTTTGTGGCAATGGTCAGCTGCTCTAGGGTTTCTGTCAACCAGATCCTTTTCAGCTAGGAAACGACTCACCCTCTTCGAAGGAAGTAGCAAGGTGTTTTCATCGACCTCCAGTTGCTCTTTCCACGAGTCGGTGAAAGGGGTTATTCCTTCTACTACTCCATAACCGAACCTTTTCACGGTCATGAGAGTGATAGACAAAGCCATGGTTGTTGCTATGATCAATATAATCTTGATGACCTCCATGGCCTTGTGTATTCTTTGTGTTTGTGTGTTTGCGGTTGtgtgggtgagagagagagggggcagAGCAGAAATTGGCAGTTTCTGAGTTCTGGTTGATTTGATGGTGGGGTGGAAGACTTAGGGTTTATAGTAGCTAGCAAGAGTGGGGTTGACGCGGGAAAGGTGGTAAAAGCGTGGTTATGTGATGCAAAGAGTGTGGTCGAATTCTAGGCCCTAGGGCATGGTATATTAGTATTACTTCTTAAAGAAGCTTCATTGATTTGGGCACTCAAACCCTACACATTCCAAGGGCACTCTTCATTTGAAGGACCATGTTGCATGCAAAATACATGCATGCATAAGGCAATGGAATTGCATATTTTGAATCATGGTAAAAATTAATGTTACAAATGGTCGGTTTATTCAGAATTAAATATCATGATTAGTGCAATATATTATTGAATCTAAATATCATGATTAGTGTAATATATCATTGAATTTATCTGCCACGTAGTTGCATACCCTAAAGTATAATTAAATTGGTTACCTACATACAACTGTGCTACAGTTACATATTTCAAAGTTTCGTTCAGTCTATGCTCTagcattcatcttcacatccaagtGACCTCACTGCAAATGCCACACCCATAAAAGTCAAGGGGCAGTTACGACAATTCACTACCCTTTATTCCCTTTGACCGTGGTGGTGCCCCGGCGGTGAGAATCGAATGTGCTGCCACAAGTGAGCCGAATTTAGGCATGCTGTGAGGGGAAGCAAAGGGGATTGGCTATTAATGAAACGATAGATAACACAACGAAGCAACACAGGTCGTCTGCGTACAAATACAGCTGATTATTATTAATCAAAAAATTAAACTTGTGTTAATGCAATTATACAAGTTAACTAGCTCTCAAGGCTTATTATTTGTACCCGCGTTTATTCTGTAATATGTcattataatgaaattataatGGCAGTTGACGGaattttttcacatattttattattgcCTGTTTTTTAAATCATGTGTTTTAATTGTTGTCTACGAGTCTATCATCAAGGTTGTTTTCGTTATTCATGAATCTTCTGGTTTACAAGGAAGAATTGTGGAATATACCTACAGTAACTAGCTAGATAGCTCGCTTGCAAAGCAATCAGCTAATTAAGGAGTATAGGTTCACCATCACGTCATAATCTAATTTAATAATACAATATTATGTAAGTAGAAACTTATATACGATATTGTATTATTAGACCAAAATGTTATGATGACGATGAATTAGTTCCATATACGCATGTAAGTCCTTTTCAAGGAACATGCAAGCTCCAATATAATTTcctaaaactaaaaacttgAACCTAGGGAAGCCTCACTTTTCTTGTAGTAAAGACAACTTAGCTACTTAATTAGTCCAATCAAATTCTTTGATATCTTCAAgcctcaaatattttttttcctttttgaaacGCAAGTCTCAAATTGTTATGTGATCGATTCTTTTAGTTTCATTTCTCCCTTTTTATAGATTTTTGCCATGTTGAAATATGTTTTGTCTTGCCaccaaaaagagagaaaatatgtttgtatatattgaGCTTACATATATTCATAGAAACTCAACTATTCAAAGGGTGACTTAAAAAATAGATAATTTGAATTATTGTGCAACATTACATGATGAGAAGTAAGTTGAGAAGCTGAaacaaaaatattcaaatgagaagtttgatgACATTCCCTTCAATATTGacaatatgtttttaaattattattttagctAGGTTGCATTCTTATaaacttttatattttgaagtttcaaatagagattttgaatttgaaataGAGTTATAGTTTAAAGTTTCAACAagaatttattttacaattgattattatgtttttttgtATCTAGAATAGCATTGTGTTTAGACTCACAGTTTGTATCTGACATAGGCTTGACCTGTATGGTTGTGGAAAGCAATTCGGGTACGGTACTTGCAGCGGTGTAAAGTTTCAGTGAAGATCTTTTGAGAGTTCAATCCCTGGTGGATGACCCAAGTTGTTGGCTTCTAGGCTGCCTGatataaattttcattttgttccTATAGATTGTAATGGGTAGCCCATAAACTTGCTAAGCTTGTACTTGAGATTTGTTAATTTATAATTGCAATCATTCTGTTATTAAAAAAGAATGTGTAAGAGtatctccaaatgagatgtcaaaatcTTAAATGGAATGCTATTATGCATATTAAAATCAAAAGTCTATTTAACCGAAGTGTTATTTGCTGAATAGATTTGAAGGATTTGTGATCAtgagtcaaatttgacatcaataactaatttatttttaattcattttaatggTAATGCCTCTTATTTCACTAACATTTCAACCAATAGAAATTttgtttcaatatttttttaataattacaacCATTTAAAGTTCTatttaaataagaaaataacatTTCACTATTCGGCTGAAAAGTACAAAATTTGACACAAGACTTCATATTGCCACATCAGCCATCAATTGTTATTTGACTCTTATAATTTGACATTccctttggagatggtctaacatATGTTTATATAAAGTTAGATAAGCAGAGAAttaactaatattaaaaaaaattaaatagaagATATGGTGTGCATTTGATGCCTTAAATAGCATACTGCCTTTTATGGCGCACTATTTAGTGTCGTGATTGCAAATTTGTATCATTTCTGGCATGCAAATGCATGCCATAAATGAAATAGGCCTTTTACAGCATGAGGTTTTATGGCACGCCCACTGTGTGCCGTGAATGTTTTTTGGCATGCAATGTGTGGCATAAAAAGCTAATTTTGTTGTAGGTTCCACTAACGTGTCATGTCACATGCCACACAACCAAAGTAGTTGAAAAGAGTAAATTGTCtatgccacatcagcacaatcAACAGACCCTTTAGGGTATTTGACGGAGTAGAGTAAAGTGGGACACTGAGGATGAGTGCAAGTGTTAAAGTGAGACAATATAGAGTGTAGGAGTAAAGTATGACACAAATGAAAAACGCATGTGGTAAAGTGAGATAATATAGAGTATAGGGTGTAAAGTGGGATACAGAGGAAAATCATAAATGGTAAACTGAGATAATTTAGAGTGTAGCGGGTAAAGTGAGATTTGGTGGATAGTACATATGTTATAGCTAAAAatagcctatatatatatatatatatatatatatatatatatatatttgtgtgtgtatgtgtgtctaGTCTCAATGCAAATTTCCGTTGTCTCTtactttgacgaaaatgcacctacaaaacaatcaataCCTTTGATgaaagacctaagcctcacgcaTTCACAAGGTGGTGGGGTGGGGAAGGGGGGGTTTAGGCCAATGAATATCCAATGCTCAAGTTAGTTTCTTTGAAAAGAGTAAGAGTTTAGGGCTTTTTTAGGGTAGCAAAAATTTACCGAAATTTGGTAaaattggagatatatataaggGGAGAGGGTCAGccatagtgttagggttttatcctacacatggcggcatcctattggccaaggtTTGCAGAAagaatattctcaagatattaaatagaaaataatatcttgagataattgTGTAAATATACCTAATCGATTTAAAtagggattacttacttgaatggagtcaatcttcaattggagatgtattaaagatatgatttgggtaattaatccttatctttaatgatttgacttttccttgccaagggCAGGTGAGTTGTGCATTCATGTTTAGCTGTATGAACCTTCATGGCTGTTGAGCTGCATGTAGGATTATCTGAGGAGCCTACCTATttaatgagggcaatcttgtctttcttgagcaaACGTCCAAGtgtcgcctctagaatttttgggattattttaggctccacatcTAGGTAttctaattatattatttttaagtaCGTATGCATTGCactacaaacaaacaaaatagttATTACCGACGAAGATTTTCCGAGGGTCCAAGAAAATCGTTGTAAAAAGCACATTTTGCGACCATAAAATATGGGTCGTCGGTAACATGGCATGAAACAAGTTTTTATTACCAACGCACATAATGTCCTTAGAAAAAGTCTCAAGTTTCGTCGGAAATGCACTTTTGTTTGACGGGAAGAATTGGCGCCAATTGTATTAATGACAAGTAAAGTTCTTATCGGAAATAGAATGGTTATTTCCAAAGGTTTACTCATGTTGACGAAATTGATTTAGTATTTTCGAAGGAAAAAAAAGTCCTCTcggtaatatttttttatttttgagggAAAAAAGTCCTCTTGGTAATACTTTTATATTTTCGagggtgattagttgttgttGGAAGTAATCATATTTTTTCAGACAAAATATTTTCTTTGTCAGAATAAATTTTTAAGGCATGTGGTTTTGTTGGAATCAATTATTTACAAGGAATATTATTGAAGTAAGTTTGATACTTAATTTAAATTCTACAATAAATAGATCATATAACTTAGAATACATATGGAGAAGATTGGaccttaaaattaaaaataaaactgtTGAGCAAAAAGGTGTATAACTTAATATAGTATTCTATGATAAAGAAATAATTTGCATGCCTTTGTTAACTCATAACATTTGTCATGGACATTGAACAAAGTATAACTTATCCactagtgcaaatattttaaactgAAGATTGAATTTGTTCATCGTactcttatagggttgaggagtgtagctgtaaaaaattagcaaaatcggagttaaaataaccgttaaatcgtgagttttcgtttataaccgtcaaaaggtttcgtcccgttacttgatatctaaatgtctgttttttgcgattttttacatatgcgatcttggagcatatacaaacaagtttgacggttggattgttgaaactagttttgtagaatgtgtattcctttaaaacgatagattcaccaaacacttggagtttattttatacttccattaagtagaaCATAAtcttttgtgatatccactagtgcaaatattttaaattgaagattgaattcattcatcgtactcttatagggttgaggagtgtagttgtaaaaaatcaacaaaatcagagttaaaataaccgttaaatcatgagtTTTTGTTTATAACTATTGGAAGGTTTCGTCCCGTTACctaatatttgaatgtttgttttttgcagttttttacgtatgtgatcttggagcgtatacaaacaagtttgatggttggatcattgaaactagttttgtaaaaTGTGTATTCCTtgaaaacgatagattcaccaaACACTAggagtttattttatacttccattaagtagaaCAAAAtatttgtggtatctactagtgcaaatattttaaattgaagatcgaattcattcatcgtACTCTTATAGGGTTGATGAGTGAGTTGTAAAAAATCAGCAacatcagagttaaaataaccgttaaatcgtgagttTTCGTTTATAACAGTTGAAAGGTTTCGTCCCAttacctaatatctgaatgtcggttttttgccatttttagcatatgcgatctcgaggTATATAAAAACAAATCGGATCATTCAAATTAAGActgtaaatattaatttctgATAATGTTTTGGGTTTTGGCTCTTTTCCTCAAaagaaacaatattattttttatttaaaaaaaaatgtgtttgtaccatacttgaccaatcccgaaactaccgagcaccggtcaatgttataccgtcaaggacccagaagagtttccctccaaccagaaggccaatcacagcgcgacacgtgtcgacatcagaagccaatcatagcgcgacacgtgtcaacatcagaagccaatcagaacacgacacgtgtcaatgtcaaaacaaagcaagaaactctcttctataaaaggagattattctctcacaatatttcctaatgtcatttgtactaaatcattcactagtactcactaaaggagagcttgaacctatgtacttatgtaaacccttcacaattaatgagaactcctctactctgtggacgtagccaatctgggtgaaccacgtacatcttgtgtttgcttccctgtctctatccatttacatacttatccacactagtgaccggagcaatctagcaaatgtcacaaacttaacactttctgttgtaccaaagtcctcactgattttgtgcatcaacatttggcgtcgtctgtgggaatcacACTTATTcttactctcttcagctttgtcaagttggtttccgccattcgtacactctcttttgaccaagcatccctctctaacatgaggagcgaaggaagccacagtacgcagaatgacaccccctcACACCTAGTGCGAAGGAACGAAAAAAGCtcgttcttcaagctaaagtcgatgagctaaaggctcagaacaacaagatagcaataaagaatgagatcTTTCAGGAACAATATGAGAAACTCTTCGAGACGCTTCACGAAACTAGGCGCACTCAAACAcacgagcttgttgcccctgtgggcatcaaccattatctgggtgccccccaacacggagggtcaccttccttcaacatgggtatccctgatgaggagcgagctaatcatcaaaacattgatcaacatgagacttctctcaacccagctgcttcgactcgAAGTAGGAGAAGTGAAGGAAGACACCTTTTTGCAGAAGGGTTAGAAGAATCGAAAGCTATTTaccgtgactgccgagacttcctaaagcaacgtcgagagaatccccttcacataagctcgaagatcaatgacctaagggttcctgaaagactcagtcccctcccacgacccaggccagttgCCAatttagggaaggaacgacaggtccaagaggaacatgaaggtacaggggacttagagatgttccgacagacataccttggaagttagtacggcgagtccagggaaaaatcacatgctcttgatcaaaccttcctacttccaagaggagatgtagatatacgaaagaaagctccagtggtacatgactccactctagaccttcttgtcctacagctcattaaggaagtaaacaagttgaaggccgaacgacaagctgagatacctaatTGGAACCAACCGAGGCCTAGCCCagtacaaggaggatcctcgacaccccgcTCCAAGTAAAGACAaaacagaagcttggcttgcaactttatactggaaatgaggacccgattgaacattttaacctctttgagtccaccatggcataccggatgcacaccgacgaagagcgatgtcttctcttcccttccaccctctctggcggagctttaaaatGGTATTGTATCTTCCACTCGAGACAgtaaactcatttgaggaactaaggaaactgtttgtctctcaacacatcttccaggcCGATCGCttacattctgcagatgacttataCACTATTTTCCAGAAGCTGGATGAGTCACAACGAAAGTATGCcagtcgcttcagccatgagtattctcgctacaCTGAgacagatgacaagaccgccctcaaagcCTTTATGGCAGGCTTatatgattgtttcttcaagtacatgatcaatgccaacacttggaagacttactctgaggtgatggcacaagcttacaaccacgcctccgccgaagcaatgacataccaagggaacccccatatggttaacccctaccAACAAGTGGGAAATGGAAGTCACgctctaccaagtgaggagatcttgacGATTcaaacacccattgcatcatatcctgcctcatttagctactcgctaagtcactaaacgtatttgtctcttggtaagaggaaaaatttttactctcagcaagcccattacaacaagaaggataaaagttcgtatcaagacaactaaaggtgaacgtaccgtcggctattatgactatggggccaagcctcactctttcaaaatggaggactaggtactgaaggaaatgctattataagaaggcatacacattataAATGTTTTGGACCTTCaatcgcttgagatcttttgtcacacaagccattcgaaaaatgtttaaagaagagggaattcagacaacttcttctgagtcttttgcattcctagcactagaacacttggtctacgctgacctacccctatactccaactcagagttTCAATAtgtgtactttgacacaaagtatgtgatactaagtg
Protein-coding regions in this window:
- the LOC126591048 gene encoding stigma-specific STIG1-like protein 1, yielding MEVIKIILIIATTMALSITLMTVKRFGYGVVEGITPFTDSWKEQLEVDENTLLLPSKRVSRFLAEKDLVDRNPRAADHCHKDNEVCAYTPPGYKNSTCCNNKCIDLSEDKHNCGACKQKCKYTESCCRGGCVDTNYDKRHCGQCNSPCKLGQFCVYGLCNYA